A window of the Synechococcus sp. M16.1 genome harbors these coding sequences:
- the fba gene encoding class II fructose-bisphosphate aldolase (catalyzes the reversible aldol condensation of dihydroxyacetonephosphate and glyceraldehyde 3-phosphate in the Calvin cycle, glycolysis, and/or gluconeogenesis) yields MALVPLRLLLDHAAENGYGIPAFNVNNLEQVQAIMEAADETDSPVILQASRGARSYAGEIFLRHLILAATETYPHIPVVMHQDHGNAPDTCYSAAINGFTSVMMDGSLEADAKTPASYDYNVNVTKQVVDFAHSVGVSVEGELGCLGSLETGKGEAEDGHGFEGELSKDMLLTDPAEAADFVAKTKCDALAIAIGTSHGAYKFTRKPTGEVLAISRIAEIHKAIPNTHLVMHGSSSVPQEWLEMINKHGGAIPETYGVPVEEIQEGIRNGVRKVNIDTDNRLAFTAAVREAAMADPSNFDPRHFNKPARKYMKQVCLDRYQQFWAAGNASKIQQQSITYYAGLYAKGALDPKAAVAA; encoded by the coding sequence ATGGCGCTCGTTCCGCTTCGGCTCCTGCTCGACCACGCCGCTGAGAACGGCTACGGCATTCCTGCGTTCAACGTGAACAATCTGGAGCAGGTCCAGGCCATCATGGAAGCGGCTGACGAGACCGACAGCCCTGTGATCCTCCAGGCCTCCCGCGGCGCTCGCAGCTACGCCGGTGAGATCTTCCTGCGTCACCTGATCCTGGCCGCGACCGAGACCTATCCCCACATTCCCGTGGTGATGCACCAGGACCACGGCAACGCACCTGACACTTGCTACTCCGCTGCCATCAACGGTTTCACCTCCGTGATGATGGACGGTTCCCTGGAAGCCGACGCCAAGACACCCGCCAGCTACGACTACAACGTCAACGTCACCAAGCAGGTGGTGGACTTCGCCCACTCCGTCGGTGTGAGCGTTGAGGGTGAGCTGGGTTGCCTGGGCTCCCTGGAAACCGGCAAGGGTGAAGCCGAAGACGGCCACGGTTTCGAAGGCGAGCTGTCCAAGGACATGCTGCTCACCGATCCCGCTGAGGCTGCCGACTTCGTCGCCAAGACCAAGTGCGACGCCCTGGCCATCGCCATCGGCACCAGCCACGGCGCTTACAAGTTCACCCGCAAGCCCACGGGTGAAGTGCTGGCCATCAGCCGCATCGCTGAGATCCACAAAGCCATCCCCAACACCCACCTGGTGATGCACGGCTCCTCCTCCGTTCCCCAGGAATGGCTGGAGATGATCAACAAGCACGGTGGTGCTATCCCCGAGACCTACGGCGTTCCCGTCGAGGAAATCCAGGAAGGCATCCGCAACGGTGTGCGCAAGGTGAACATCGACACCGACAACCGTCTCGCCTTCACCGCTGCTGTGCGTGAAGCGGCCATGGCCGATCCTTCCAACTTCGACCCCCGCCACTTCAACAAGCCGGCTCGCAAGTACATGAAGCAGGTCTGCCTGGACCGTTACCAGCAGTTCTGGGCTGCCGGCAACGCCAGCAAGATCCAGCAGCAGAGCATCACCTACTACGCCGGCCTCTACGCCAAGGGTGCTCTCGATCCCAAGGCTGCCGTCGCTGCCTGA